The Fibrobacter succinogenes genome includes a window with the following:
- a CDS encoding aminotransferase class I/II-fold pyridoxal phosphate-dependent enzyme: MQPLSQRTETFTDSVIRRMTRIANACGAINLSQGFPDFDPPEALTKRLSEVALTGPHQYAITFGAQNFREALSDKQFHFSGLRYDPQKEIVITCGSTEAMMASMMSVCNPGDKVVLFSPFYENYSADTILCGATPVYVPLSPVDLSFDANVLESAMAQPGVKALVLCNPANPSGKVFTHEELSIIASLAIKYDLYVITDEVYEHIVYAPHRHTYIATLPGMFERTIECSSLSKTYSITGWRLGYVLAAEPVMERIKKVHDFLTVGAAAPLMEAAVTALRFDYSYYTGLQAHYTHMKDVFTSGLRNLGLHFTEPQGAYFVLIDISEFGYGRRSVSGVCESCSDVKCAAGTLPDEQFCIDMAQKVGVAAVPGSSFFRESVDHLVRLHFAKKDETLYEALNRLENLKKLKK; this comes from the coding sequence ATGCAACCACTTAGTCAACGCACAGAAACATTTACTGATTCCGTTATTCGTAGAATGACCCGTATTGCCAATGCGTGCGGGGCAATTAATTTGTCGCAGGGGTTCCCTGATTTTGACCCGCCGGAGGCGCTCACGAAGCGTCTTTCGGAAGTGGCTTTGACGGGGCCGCACCAGTATGCGATTACTTTTGGCGCACAGAATTTCCGCGAAGCGCTGAGCGATAAGCAGTTCCATTTTAGCGGGCTGCGTTACGATCCGCAAAAAGAGATTGTGATTACGTGCGGCAGTACCGAAGCGATGATGGCTTCGATGATGTCGGTTTGCAATCCGGGCGATAAGGTGGTGCTGTTCTCGCCGTTTTACGAGAATTATTCTGCGGATACGATTTTGTGCGGGGCGACTCCGGTTTATGTGCCGCTTTCGCCGGTGGACTTGAGCTTTGATGCGAACGTGCTTGAAAGTGCGATGGCGCAGCCGGGCGTGAAGGCGCTTGTGCTTTGCAATCCGGCGAATCCGAGTGGTAAGGTCTTTACGCACGAAGAACTTTCGATTATTGCATCGCTTGCAATCAAGTATGATTTGTATGTAATTACGGATGAAGTTTACGAACATATCGTTTACGCTCCGCATCGTCATACTTACATCGCGACGCTCCCGGGAATGTTCGAGCGCACGATTGAATGTAGCAGTTTGAGCAAGACTTACTCGATTACGGGTTGGCGCTTGGGCTATGTGCTTGCGGCGGAACCGGTTATGGAACGCATCAAGAAGGTTCATGACTTTTTGACGGTGGGGGCTGCGGCTCCGTTGATGGAGGCGGCAGTGACGGCACTCCGTTTTGATTATTCGTATTATACGGGTTTGCAAGCGCATTACACGCACATGAAGGATGTGTTTACGAGCGGCTTGCGCAATCTCGGTTTGCATTTTACCGAACCGCAAGGCGCTTACTTTGTGCTGATTGATATCTCGGAATTCGGTTACGGTCGCCGCAGTGTTAGCGGAGTGTGCGAATCTTGTAGTGATGTAAAATGCGCGGCCGGCACATTGCCTGACGAACAATTCTGCATCGATATGGCGCAGAAGGTGGGTGTCGCGGCTGTTCCGGGCTCAAGCTTTTTCCGCGAATCGGTTGACCATCTCGTGCGTTTACATTTTGCGAAGAAAGATGAAACGCTTTACGAAGCTCTCAACCGCTTGGAAAATCTGAAAAAGCTAAAAAAGTAG
- a CDS encoding alpha/beta fold hydrolase, protein MNINKNCTKFSTIILASILSLSACSDDDSNSVAPSTSEGHEHHATDEHSGHATESGDHKSASNGLTLGEENIKDGIIFLQDTTIDGVLTVNASTPGATVLKNVKVTGNLLIKRSGRVDFSGSADVVHVGSSNTDVYAFEDNAKVNGHHFMGKNNTFTTKRFSDYQKVDWTEKAAHLSTGIHLAYTVTGDENGTPVILIHGLTDGRVSWSQVAPALAKKGYRVYVPELRGNGKTDKPIEESAYAVKELTHDIAAFIDKLELKKPHIVGHSFGSFIAQELAVSHADKIGSITLIGSAAAVDKKNSTVDWLVNGSGDKSFDGVFAYDSTQKLPETFFEKWGNSTNLDKDFQTAHLEHLKQVSYYAWKFLVKSFVAVDNVKRLSSISSNVQIIWGTKDAIFDKKSQEALQDGLSKAKKVVFHEVEGADHNTHWGSAADVETVTGYINDFIKDQK, encoded by the coding sequence ATGAATATCAATAAAAATTGCACAAAATTCTCGACTATCATTTTAGCTTCAATCCTTTCACTTTCTGCATGTTCCGATGACGATTCAAATTCTGTCGCTCCTTCAACTTCCGAAGGACATGAACATCATGCAACGGATGAACATTCTGGTCATGCTACGGAATCTGGTGACCACAAATCTGCATCAAACGGCTTGACGCTTGGCGAAGAAAATATTAAAGACGGCATCATCTTCTTGCAAGATACGACGATTGATGGCGTGTTGACGGTGAATGCATCAACGCCGGGCGCAACGGTTCTAAAAAATGTCAAGGTCACGGGCAATTTGCTAATCAAGCGCTCGGGCCGCGTTGATTTTTCAGGGAGCGCGGACGTTGTTCATGTGGGTAGCAGCAATACGGATGTCTATGCTTTTGAAGACAACGCAAAGGTGAATGGTCATCATTTTATGGGCAAGAATAATACCTTTACGACCAAGCGATTTTCGGATTATCAAAAAGTTGATTGGACCGAAAAGGCGGCTCATCTGTCAACAGGAATCCACTTGGCTTATACGGTTACGGGTGACGAAAATGGAACTCCTGTCATTTTGATTCATGGGCTTACGGATGGTCGTGTTTCGTGGTCGCAGGTGGCGCCGGCGCTTGCAAAGAAGGGCTACCGCGTTTATGTTCCGGAACTCCGCGGTAACGGAAAGACGGACAAGCCTATTGAAGAATCCGCTTATGCGGTCAAGGAATTGACTCACGATATTGCGGCCTTTATTGACAAACTAGAACTGAAGAAACCGCATATTGTGGGGCATTCTTTTGGTTCGTTTATTGCTCAGGAATTGGCTGTTTCGCATGCGGATAAAATCGGTTCCATTACATTGATTGGTTCTGCAGCCGCTGTCGATAAGAAAAATTCTACTGTAGATTGGCTTGTGAACGGCTCGGGCGATAAGTCGTTCGATGGCGTTTTCGCTTACGATTCCACGCAGAAACTTCCTGAAACGTTCTTTGAAAAGTGGGGCAACAGCACGAATCTGGATAAGGATTTCCAGACTGCTCATTTGGAACATTTAAAACAGGTTTCGTATTACGCATGGAAATTCCTTGTCAAGAGCTTTGTTGCCGTTGACAACGTAAAGCGCCTTTCTTCGATTTCGTCGAATGTTCAGATTATCTGGGGTACAAAGGACGCTATATTCGATAAAAAGTCGCAGGAAGCGTTGCAGGATGGCCTTTCTAAGGCAAAGAAAGTCGTGTTCCATGAAGTCGAAGGTGCTGACCACAATACGCATTGGGGCTCCGCTGCTGATGTCGAAACTGTAACAGGCTATATCAACGACTTTATCAAGGATCAGAAGTAA
- a CDS encoding MetQ/NlpA family ABC transporter substrate-binding protein, with protein sequence MKKILLLCILLSSFAMARFDCCARKRATIKKQETSLSFSVGVVRDEDESLLKKLSVTLAKESIQLQVKKWDTQEHANEALAKGFVDGLYIDSLRFNSDSNKKEVLLRLKKELGK encoded by the coding sequence ATGAAAAAGATTCTATTGCTCTGTATTTTGCTGAGTTCCTTTGCGATGGCCCGTTTTGACTGCTGTGCGCGAAAGCGCGCGACTATTAAAAAACAAGAAACTTCGTTGAGTTTTTCAGTGGGCGTGGTTCGTGATGAAGATGAATCGCTGCTGAAAAAGCTTTCCGTTACGCTTGCAAAGGAGTCTATCCAATTGCAAGTAAAAAAGTGGGATACGCAGGAACATGCGAACGAAGCGCTTGCCAAGGGCTTTGTAGATGGCTTGTACATTGACAGCCTCCGCTTTAACTCGGATTCCAACAAGAAAGAAGTCCTCTTGAGGCTGAAAAAAGAACTTGGAAAATAA